The following proteins are encoded in a genomic region of Thalassophryne amazonica chromosome 5, fThaAma1.1, whole genome shotgun sequence:
- the LOC117509939 gene encoding uncharacterized protein LOC117509939: MASSSSSSSSTPFTRSQAKKTLCGVDYIEKAEFPSGMLSTGKDIIQNMLYLLQPKRAGQAQRSRDAAAQLLAELVQEHWLFCNLYTIHTRHIKKHILKLYGDFLTLVQTRKQRQNDSFSKRAETFNSRTLEVFDIFCQDPVIRRKLELKHGVKMSDMEWNFLSDQRAERKMYCEDFVDRKWMKTMERRQKEMQGIDQMREEAEKEKELSQPVAYFEDSDQSEEGDHSMDTDAAFSSCDECSSAAETEETQSQTKKRRLSSTVTLTQPGDGLPLKYQHIRESIRKVRPEFYETIDKLKSCYHMSEAQAEASVITVGNRMFGRNWKPHDEPEVIDLDTLPESKSIREACKSIEVLALDEIVKEIMNSDEQVVVTYSDDGSKKQGAGSFSVQGIMINGTYRALPTMSIASESRKNLAALKLAVLEILEAASGVPSKSLFEKIDFVITDQTAHNIHVDELVAESLESKHIPDHLFCNVHPTLMFNRVITKQWAEIENTLGRDKIYSNFLVNATTTATSVTEQALDCMTRLVNHDFDLFRLMKDHKKLPMNTYAVNLKLYLKNITSNADVTLDDFSKAMDTILADRD, translated from the coding sequence ATGGcttctagtagtagtagtagtagtagtacaccCTTTACAAGATCACAGGCCAAAAAGACACTTTGTGGTGTGGACTACATAGAGAAGGCAGAGTTTCCAAGTGGAATGCTTTCAACAGGTAAGGACATCATACAGAACATGCTGTATCTTTTGCAGCCAAAGCGGGCCGGCCAGGCCCAACGATCAAGGGATGCAGCAGCTCAGCTGCTTGCTGAACTGGTCCAGGAACACTGGCTGTTTTGCAACCTGTACACCATCCACACCAGGCACATAAAGAAGCACATTTTGAAGCTGTATGGTGACTTTCTGACTCTGGTTCAGACACGAAAACAGCGACAAAATGATAGTTTCTCCAAAAGAGCAGAGACATTCAACAGTCGAACACTGGAGGTGTTTGACATCTTCTGTCAGGACCCTGTAATACGCAGGAAACTGGAGCTGAAGCATGGTGTAAAGATGAGTGACATGGAGTGGAACTTTCTCAGTGATCAGAGAGCTGAAAGGAAAATGTACTGTGAAGACTTTGTTGACCGCAAATGGATGAAGACAATGGAGCGCAGGCAAAAGGAGATGCAAGGCATTGATCAAATGAGAGAAGAAGCTGAAAAagaaaaggagctgagccagccagttgcctattttgaggacagtgaccagtCAGAGGAAGGTGACCACAGTATGGACACAGATGCGGCCTTCTCATCCTGTGATGAATGCTCCAGTGCAGCTGAGACTGAGGAGACTCAGAGTCAGACAAAGAAGCGCAGGTTGTCTTCCACAGTCACTCTCACTCAACCAGGAGACGGACTGCCTCTAAAATACCAGCACATCCGTGAGAGCATAAGAAAAGTTAGGCCAGAGTTTTATGAGACTATTGATAAACTGAAGAGCTGTTATCACATGTCCGAAGCCCAGGCTGAAGCATCTGTCATAACGGTCGGTAACCGGATGTTTGGACGAAACTGGAAGCCACATGATGAGCCAGAAGTAATTGATCTAGACACTCTGCCAGAATCCAAGAGTATCAGGGAAGCCTGCAAGAGCATTGAAGTTCTGGCACTAGATGAGATTGTCAAGGAGATCATGAACTCTGATGAACAAGTTGTGGTGACCTACTCTGATGATGGCTCAAAAAAACAGGGTGCTGGGTCATTTTCTGTGCAGGGAATCATGATCAATGGAACATACAGGGCACTACCCACCATGAGCATTGCTTCGGAGTCCAGGAAAAACTTAGCAGCTCTCAAATTGGCAGTCCTTGAGATTCTGGAGGCAGCAAGTGGTGTCCCATCCAAAAGTCTGTTCGAGAAAATTGACTTTGTGATAACAGATCAGACAGCACACAATATCCATGTGGACGAGCTGGTAGCAGAGAGTCTAGAATCCAAGCACATCCCAGACCACCTTTTCTGCAATGTACATCCAACTCTGATGTTCAACCGGGTCATCACCAAGCAGTGGGCTGAAATAGAGAACACACTGGGTAGAGACAAGATCTACTCGAACTTCCTTGTCaatgcaacaacaacagcaactagCGTCACTGAACAAGCTCTTGACTGCATGACACGACTTGTCAATCACGACTTTGACCTCTTTCGCCTCATGAAGGACCACAAGAAGCTGCCCATGAACACATATGCAGTGAATCTGAAACTGTACCTCAAAAACATTACCTCAAATGCAGATGTGACTTTGGATGACTTTAGTAAAGCCATGGATACAATTCTGGCTGACCGAGACTAG